GAATCTCAACGCCGCCCAGGGCGCGGGGATTCAATCAGCCGAGACCGTGGTTCAATCAGGCGCCCAGGCGCTGGTCACCGCGCACTGCGGCCCCAAGGCTTTTCGCGTTCTGTCCGCCGCGGGTGTGGCGGTATACAATGCGGACAGCAACACCGTGGCTGAGGCGCTGGAGCAGTTCAAGGCCGGCCGGCTCCATCCTCTGCAGCAAGCGGATGTCGAGGGACACTGGTGAAGGATGAGGCGGATGAAAAATCGGTTGGGGATTCCTGCGGCGGTTTCGAACGGCATCACTCCGTTCCATAAGCAGCTCTGGAAGGCAAGGTCGTCGGACCGGCTTTTCCATTCACCTCAGCAACGGGCCTTGAAGGGATAAAAACCTATCTGGATTGCATCCCCTGCATCCTTCACCAGGCGCTGGAATCTGCAAGGACTGTATCGTCTGATCCGCTTCTTCACGAGTGAATGCTTCGGTATGCCCTGCAGACGCTGGTGGAGCGGGCTCTGACCCAACCACCGCCTGTTATCGGCCAGCTGGTTCATCGGCTGCACTAGCCGGCGATGTGGGGA
This region of bacterium genomic DNA includes:
- a CDS encoding dinitrogenase iron-molybdenum cofactor biosynthesis protein, with product MSAPMERRFGRAAKFLIYDLENETFTVIDNKQNLNAAQGAGIQSAETVVQSGAQALVTAHCGPKAFRVLSAAGVAVYNADSNTVAEALEQFKAGRLHPLQQADVEGHW